In a single window of the Bactrocera dorsalis isolate Fly_Bdor chromosome 2, ASM2337382v1, whole genome shotgun sequence genome:
- the LOC105223647 gene encoding uncharacterized protein LOC105223647: MEADFNAFAESLSASSEEDDDFSTADDTSDDSDGVSSGVQLQQMSKQFCSTRNATDTNNNPKNLVQKIYNRERTDNFAGRTRSAHAPQRAYEQLPNRLRFCLKDIVPKCFLQGHMFMGLSACGQFLLSYKVCCNDNMMTNHYSFGYGYKYTLYFWVYQPHKPLRSFFKCCLFDDHGVDNLKKVTMTQWKCSDPRILIIHGAAENENEDSYITYVKVPKLGCLDCRKLRDNEDSTYFRWHMLCLKCNLTIHTKYSSTESDPKFDPHINLICPERVLIVSNGFMHMMHIEIMPAAGTTNSPHPAQQNHLLLSSRSTPCHESSAVSTSSMDRRLLPLTADEQASCDNHNNVIARIIADFSDIETDSTHSSETPIRASQSEASLTSPGSAVTFISRKTYDEVIFTCSGSASPNAGAATSSSNANNANKMTETTASAATTGINSSPGGGSAARFSLINHRGRRHHRIVTKSFRNGVTTIDLQTTVPTTNATPATATMADRLNAYEFTEDNEKCEKISTLRKRRLADKKYEFSEDNSENIVPFTKIRSANKNLTMSHYTSSYGNSGARTLHRSATATAGTGSHHFYNSPCASPSSSPRPSHASPSNCNDARHCTPPPMHRASPITSLQQGFRSPPCSSPVAGGHIRSPSRHVTPAHIYGSISPPQTISTATQQMLSFKPLGTLSPLQVSLAKRHLDLSGAMSPNANAPFLSPRREENRVVELPLQANTSSEKPLCTKKFKRRFVEEDDAASVITSEEDDCISPGYHTSLPVEVHGSCYSEMQMISQATYQQLNCPSVVITQHSFDLETFTYYTISALCQKNEKTYDVFYDWACELIRVCPLSQTIICLLMAQFSARDQLPTSPTNCLNCSLKLDCVYHRRQFECRILFTWNMESGDWEVLDYGELHEYKQSDILSPIKRCGRTPITLSQTAKKLASEMTASLGKIEQNYTCNLRVLDSNIKKSKLSVADHDNAIELCLKRPRGSNGNDDA, from the exons ATGGAAGCCGATTTCAATGCTTTTGCTGAATCACTATCAGCTTCCTCGGAAGAGGATGATGATTTTTCTACGGCTGATGATACTTCGGATGATTCCGATGGCGTCAGTAGTGGCGTACAGCTGCAGCAAATGAGCAAACAGTTTTGTAGCACGAGAAACGCGACTGACACAAATAACAATCCTAAAAATTtggtgcaaaaaatatataatagggAG CGTACTGACAATTTCGCGGGTAGAACGCGTTCAGCCCATGCACCACAACGCGCTTATGAGCAATTGCCAAATAGATTAAGATTTTGCCTCAAGGATATTGTGCCGAAATGCTTCCTACAAGG TCACATGTTTATGGGCCTTAGCGCCTGCGGTCAATTCCTCCTAAGCTATAAAGTGTGCTGCAATGATAATATGATGACCAACCACTATTCATTTGGTTATGGctataaatatac ATTGTACTTTTGGGTCTACCAACCGCACAAACCATTACGCAGTTTCTTCAAGTGCTGCCTGTTTGATGATCATGGTGTTGACAATCTAAAGAAAGTGACGATGACCCAATGGAAGTGTTCCGATCCTCGTATTCTCATCATACATGGGGCagctgaaaatgaaaatgaggaTTCATATATTACCTACGTTAAAGTTCCTAAACTCGGTTGTTTAGATTGTAGAAAACTCCGGGATAATGAAGATAGTACAT aCTTCCGCTGGCATATGCTCTGCTTGAAGTGCAACCTAACCATACACACAAAGTATTCTTCAACAGAATCCGATCCAAAATTCGACCCACATATAAACCTTATATGTCCTGAACGTGTTTTAATAGTCTCTAACGGTTTTATGCATATGATGCATATTGAAATAATGCCTGCTGCAGGCACAACCAATTCTCCGCACCCAGCACAGCAAAACCATCTTCTATTATCTAGTCGCAGCACACCGTGCCATGAATCATCAGCTGTGAGCACATCGAGCATGGATCGTCGCTTACTGCCGCTGACTGCCGACGAGCAAGCCAGTTGTGATAATCACAATAACGTCATCGCACGCATTATTGCCGACTTTAGTGACATTGAGACGGATTCCACGCATTCCAGCGAAACACCGATACGGGCATCACAAAGTGAGGCATCACTCACCTCACCCGGTTCAGCAGTGACATTTATTTCACGTAAAACTTACGATGAAGTGATTTTCACCTGCAGTGGCAGCGCTTCACCCAACGCTGGCGCAGCCACAAGCAGCAGCAATGCAAACAATGCCAACAAAATGACTGAAACCACGGCGAGCGCCGCAACGACGGGAATCAATAGTAGCCCCGGTGGCGGTAGCGCAGCGCGTTTTAGTTTAATTAATCATCGCGGCAGGCGTCATCATCGCATCGTCACAAAATCTTTTCGCAATGGCGTTACAACCATAGATCTGCAGACAACAGTTCCCACCACCAACGCAACTCCGGCTACGGCAACAATGGCCGATCGGCTTAACGCCTATGAATTTACCGAGGATAACGAGAAATGTGAGAAGATCTCCACTCTGCGCAAACGTCGCTTGGCCGATAAAAAGTATGAATTTTCCGAGGACAACTCTGAGAATATCGTGCCGTTTACGAAAATACGTTCGGCCAACAAAAATCTCACCATGTCGCATTATACCTCGTCATATGGCAATAGTGGTGCGCGTACGCTGCATCGTTCAGCCACCGCAACTGCGGGCACTGGTTCACACCATTTCTACAATTCACCATGCGCTTCGCCATCATCATCGCCCCGTCCATCGCACGCTTCACCATCGAATTGCAACGATGCGCGTCACTGCACACCGCCGCCTATGCATCGCGCTTCGCCCATCACTTCGCTGCAGCAAGGCTTTCGTTCGCCGCCATGCAGTTCACCTGTTGCTGGTGGCCACATACGTTCACCCAGCCGTCACGTGACGCCAGCACACATTTACGGCTCCATTTCGCCACCGCAAACCATCTCAACAGCGACACAGCAAATGCTAAGCTTCAAGCCGTTGGGTACATTATCGCCACTGCAAGTATCGCTGGCCAAGCGTCATCTGGACTTGAGCGGCGCCATGTCGCCGAATGCCAATGCGCCCTTCCTATCGCCACGCCGCGAAGAGAATCGTGTGGTGGAGCTGCCATTGCAGGCAAACACATCGTCAGAGAAACCGCTGTGCACGAAAAAATTCAAGCGTCGCTTCGTGGAGGAAGACGATGCCGCTTCGGTCATAACCAGTGAAGAGG ATGACTGCATATCACCTGGCTATCACACCTCACTGCCAGTTGAAGTGCATGGCTCGTGCTATTCGGAAATGCAAATGATTTCGCAGGCCACTTACCAACAACTCAATTGTCCCAGTGTGGTGATAACACAGCACTCGTTCGATTTGGAGACCTTTACGTACTACACCATAAGCGCGCTGTGCCAGAAAAATGAGAAAACCTACGATGTCTTCTATGACTGGGCGTGTGAACTAATAAGG GTTTGCCCTCTCAGTCAGACGATCATTTGCCTGCTGATGGCACAGTTTTCGGCGCGCGATCAGCTGCCCACTTCGCCAACAAATTGCCTGAACTGTTCGCTTAAATTGGACTGCGTTTATCATCGACGGCAATTTGAATGCCGCATACTCTTCACTTGGAATATGGAGAGCGGTGATTGGGAGGTACTGGACTATGGTGAGTTGCACGAGTATAAACAATCAGATATATTGAGTCCGATCAAACGTTGTGGCCGCACGCCGATCACTTTGTCGCAGACGGCGAAGAAACTTGCCAGCGAGATGACCGCCAGCCTCGGCAAAATTGAACAGAATTATACATGTAATCTACGCGTGCTCGACTCGAATATAAAAAAGTCTAAATTGAGTGTTGCCGATCATGATAACGCCATCGAGCTGTGCTTGAAGCGGCCACGCGGCAGCAACGGCAATGATGATGCTTGA